One genomic segment of Falco biarmicus isolate bFalBia1 chromosome 15, bFalBia1.pri, whole genome shotgun sequence includes these proteins:
- the USB1 gene encoding U6 snRNA phosphodiesterase 1 isoform X2 has protein sequence MRAALVGYSSSEEEEEEEEGGCRGSGAQGPPRASAGRPRLPAPVGLPDGPEQATSDDSSRHGGRVRGFPHERGNWATHVYLPYNAEDEFLELLELLVAHARAHVPSLAAMEEFHLSLSQCVVLRYHWIDPFVRSLREHLASFHRFFCVADQVKVYTNQNKTRTFIGLEVSAGHFQLLELVSEVDRVLEEFDLPTFYKDPSFHISLAWCVGDLSGRLEGQCLRELQDIVDGFEDSAHLLRVQWEQIRCKSGNKYFSFPLR, from the exons ATGAGGGCCGCGCTGGTGGGGTACAGCAGctcggaggaggaggaggaggaggaggaaggggggtgCCGGGGCAGCGGCGCGCAGGGCCCCCCCCGGGCCAG cgccggccgcccccgcctGCCCGCCCCCGTCGGCCTGCCGGACGGCCCGGAGCAGGCCACCAGCGACGACAGCTCCCGGCACGGCGGCCGCGTCCGCGGCTTCCCCCACGAGAGGGGCAACTGGGCCACCCACGTCTACCTGCCCT ACAACGCCGAGGACGAgttcctggagctgctggagctgctggtggcccACGCTCGCGCCCACGTCCCCTCGCTGGCTGCCATGGAGGAGTTCCACCTCAGCCTCTCGCAGTGCGTGGTGCTGCGCTACCACTGGATAGACCCCTTCGTCCGCTCGCTCCGGGAGCACCTGGCTTCCTTCCACAG gttCTTCTGTGTGGCTGACCAGGTGAAAGTTTACACcaaccagaacaaaaccag GACTTTTATTGGCTTGGAGGTCTCTGCTGGGCATTTCCAACTGCTGGAGCTGGTCTCAGAGGTGGACAGAGTTCTGGAGGAATTTGACCTTCCCACGTTCTACAAG GACCCATCGTTCCATATCAGCTTGGCCTGGTGTGTCGGGGACCTGTCTGGAAGGCTGGAAGGGCAGTGTCTACGGGAGCTCCAG GACATTGTGGATGGGTTTGAGGACTCTGCACACCTGCTGCGTGTCCAATGGGAGCAAATCCGCTGCAAGTCAGGGAACAAGTACTTCTCCTTCCCCTTGAGGTAG
- the USB1 gene encoding U6 snRNA phosphodiesterase 1 isoform X1 — MRAALVGYSSSEEEEEEEEGGCRGSGAQGPPRASAGRPRLPAPVGLPDGPEQATSDDSSRHGGRVRGFPHERGNWATHVYLPYNAEDEFLELLELLVAHARAHVPSLAAMEEFHLSLSQCVVLRYHWIDPFVRSLREHLASFHRFFCVADQVKVYTNQNKTRTFIGLEVSAGHFQLLELVSEVDRVLEEFDLPTFYKDPSFHISLAWCVGDLSGRLEGQCLRELQVCPHAAWKAGEKQSWHPATSPCRVQRVGDPLHRERQTSLG, encoded by the exons ATGAGGGCCGCGCTGGTGGGGTACAGCAGctcggaggaggaggaggaggaggaggaaggggggtgCCGGGGCAGCGGCGCGCAGGGCCCCCCCCGGGCCAG cgccggccgcccccgcctGCCCGCCCCCGTCGGCCTGCCGGACGGCCCGGAGCAGGCCACCAGCGACGACAGCTCCCGGCACGGCGGCCGCGTCCGCGGCTTCCCCCACGAGAGGGGCAACTGGGCCACCCACGTCTACCTGCCCT ACAACGCCGAGGACGAgttcctggagctgctggagctgctggtggcccACGCTCGCGCCCACGTCCCCTCGCTGGCTGCCATGGAGGAGTTCCACCTCAGCCTCTCGCAGTGCGTGGTGCTGCGCTACCACTGGATAGACCCCTTCGTCCGCTCGCTCCGGGAGCACCTGGCTTCCTTCCACAG gttCTTCTGTGTGGCTGACCAGGTGAAAGTTTACACcaaccagaacaaaaccag GACTTTTATTGGCTTGGAGGTCTCTGCTGGGCATTTCCAACTGCTGGAGCTGGTCTCAGAGGTGGACAGAGTTCTGGAGGAATTTGACCTTCCCACGTTCTACAAG GACCCATCGTTCCATATCAGCTTGGCCTGGTGTGTCGGGGACCTGTCTGGAAGGCTGGAAGGGCAGTGTCTACGGGAGCTCCAGGTGTGTCCCCATGCAGCATGgaaagcaggggaaaagcagagctggcaTCCAGCCACATCTCCCTGCCGAGTGCAGAGGGTGGGAGATCCTCTTCACCGAGAAAGGCAAACTTCACTGGGTTGA
- the ZNF319 gene encoding zinc finger protein 319: protein MSESWQQQQQQPQQPPPPQQHHAGAATLPEHSIPPSTAENPLGCAVYGILLQPDPGLQHHQHAPIQAGEPSHKCGVCGHDLAHLSNPHEHQCLPGHDRSFQCTQCLKIFHQATDLLEHQCIQVEQKPFVCGVCKMGFSLLTSLAQHHNVHNGNAMKCSICEKTYKPPEAEHSQPIDPSEKPYSCSICQKTFKHLSELSRHERIHTGEKPYKCTLCDKSFSQSSHLVHHKRTHSSERPYKCTVCEKSFKHRSHLVRHMYAHSGEHLFKCNVCELHFKESSELLQHPCTPSGERPFRCGECQKAFKRPSDLRQHERTHSEERPFKCDLCQMSFKQQYALMRHRRTHKAEEPFKCNLCEKGFVQPSHLVYHQHVHGIENLFKCNVCQKGFNQSSELLRHKCVQNAERPFKCAVCNKSYKRASALQKHQLAHCAEKPLKCTLCERRFFSSSEFVQHRCDPAREKPLKCPDCEKRFKYASDLQRHRRVHTGEKPYKCPSCEKAFKQREHLNKHHSVHAREQQYKCMWCGERFLDLGLLQEHSVQHTAEGAYQVAACLP, encoded by the coding sequence atgtcagaaagctggcagcagcaacagcagcaaccaCAACAGCCGCCACCACCGCAGCAGCACCACGCTGGGGCAGCCACCCTCCCAGAGCACTCCATCCcacccagcactgctgaaaacCCCTTGGGTTGTGCCGTCTACGGCATCCTGCTCCAGCCGGACCCTGGtctgcagcaccaccagcacgCCCCCATTCAGGCTGGAGAGCCATCTCACAAATGTGGTGTGTGTGGCCACGACCTCGCTCATCTCTCCAACCCCCATGAGCACCAGTGCTTGCCAGGCCATGACCGCTCTTTCCAGTGTACCCAGTGCCTGAAGATCTTCCACCAGGCCACGGACCTCCTCGAACACCAGTGCATCCAGGTGGAGCAGAAGCCCTTTGTGTGTGGCGTCTGCAAGATGGGCTTTTCCCTCCTGACCTCGCTGGCGCAGCACCACAATGTCCACAACGGCAACGCCATGAAGTGCTCTATCTGTGAGAAGACCTACAAGCCTCCAGAGGCAGAGCATTCGCAGCCTATTGACCCCTCGGAGAAGCCCTACAGCTGCTCCATCTGTCAGAAAACCTTCAAGCACCTCTCGGAGTTGTCCCGACATGAGCGCATCCACACAGGTGAGAAGCCGTACAAGTGCACGCTGTGCGACAAGAGCTTCAGCCAGTCATCCCACCTGGTGCACCACAAACGGACACACAGCTCAGAGCGACCCTACAAGTGCACTGTGTGCGAGAAGAGCTTCAAGCACCGCTCCCACCTGGTGCGCCACATGTACGCACACTCAGGGGAGCACCTCTTCAAGTGCAACGTCTGCGAGCTGCACTTCAAGGAGTCAtcggagctgctgcagcacccctGCACACCCAGCGGGGAGCGGCCCTTCCGCTGCGGTGAGTGCCAGAAGGCCTTCAAGCGCCCCTCGGACCTGCGGCAGCATGAGCGCACACACAGCGAGGAGCGGCCCTTCAAGTGTGACCTCTGCCAGATGAGCTTCAAGCAGCAGTATGCACTCATGCGCCATCGCCGCACACACAAGGCCGAGGAGCCCTTCAAGTGCAACCTGTGCGAGAAGGGCTTCGTGCAGCCCTCGCACTTGGTGTACCACCAGCACGTGCATGGCATAGAAAACCTCTTCAAGTGCAACGTGTGCCAGAAAGGCTTCAATCAATCCTCAGAGCTGCTGCGGCATAAATGTGTGCAGAATGCGGAGCGGCCCTTCAAGTGTGCAGTGTGCAACAAGTCCTACAAGCGGgcctcagctctgcagaagcaccAGCTGGCCCACTGTGCTGAGAAGCCACTGAAATGCACGCTCTGTGAGAGAcgtttcttctcctcctccgAGTTTGTGCAGCACCGCTGCGACCCGGCCCGTGAGAAGCCCCTCAAGTGCCCTGACTGTGAAAAGCGGTTCAAGTACGCCTCGGACCTGCAGCGTCACCGGCGTGTGCACACGGGCGAGAAGCCCTACAAGTGCCCCTCCTGTGAGAAGGCCTTCAAGCAGCGCGAGCACCTCAACAAACACCACAGCGTGCACGCTCGGGAGCAGCAGTACAAGTGCATGTGGTGTGGGGAACGGTTTCTGGACTTGGgcctgctgcaggagcacagcgTCCAGCACACGGCCGAGGGCGCCTACCAGGTGGCTGCCTGCTTGCCGTGA